The sequence below is a genomic window from Litoribacterium kuwaitense.
AGATAAAAAGCCAAATAGTTATCAAGCAAATTTAAATTCGCAAATAAAAGGTACTGAGGAATCATCGTCATTTCAAACGGAATCATCATCGTGCTTAACGCTGCCACTAAGACAAATGAGGCTCCCTTAAAACGCAGCTTTGAAATGGCATACCCTGAAAAAAGTGCTGATGACAAGCTGATGACGATGACACCAACCGACACCAATAAAGAATTCAGCATATATTTTAACAACGGTACATTTGTGAAAGCGGCTTCATAAGGCTTTAAAGAAAAATCCTCTGGCCAAAATCGCGGAGGAAAAGGAATATTTAACCGTGCTTCCCAGTCAAAACTAGTCATGAGCATCCAGACAAAAGGGATGATCATAGTAATTGAGCCTATAAGCAACAATGCGACAAGCAGAATACTTCCCTTCTTTTTTCGCAGCCGTACGGTCAGCGTCTGTGTTTGCTCAGTTACGAGTGAGGCTTCACTGCTCGTTGCTTTCATCATCATCACCTCTCTTTAGTTGTTACCGATTAGGGTCTTTATTGACTTTTAAGAGCAATAGCGTAAAGCCGAGAATGAGAATAAATAGGAGGTAAGACGCTGCTGTAGCCACACCCATCTGCGGTGAAACAAAGGCATTTCGGTATATATATAAAACTGAGGTCATGAGAGATCCCCCGGGGTTCCCTGCGGTCCCTCCAATCAGCCAAATATCAGTAAAACGTTTCATCCCATTAATTGTTCCAATAATGACCATAAACATGATGATCGGTTTTAAAAATGGGATCGTGACATACCACCATTTTTGAAAGAAGTTTCCGCCATCAACATCAGCCGCTTCATAAAGCTCTTTCGGTACACTCGTTAGCGCAGCAAGAAAAATAATCGTATTATACCCAAGCATTCCCCAAAGGGTCATTAAAACAATACTGAATCTTGCGACATTTGGATCGGTAAACCATCCGACGGGATCAATGCCGAACCAAGATAAGAAGTAATTCAAAAGCCCTTGCTGATCTGGATAAAATAAGAGTGAAAATAAAATACTTGTCGCAACTAAAGAGACAACATTTGGAAGAAAATAAACGGCTTTAAAAAAATTTCGCCATTTCGGCCACGTCACATTATAGATTAATGTGGCTAAGATAAACGACAAGCCTACACCGAGTAATACCGATAATGCCCCCATATAAATGGTGTTCCAAAGAGACCTCCAGAAAATGCTGTCTTGAAAAACGTACATATAGTTGCTTAACCCGACCCACTGCTCGCCTTTCTGGAAGCTCATGATAAATGCGTAAACCATTGGATATACAGCAAATCCCGCCACCCCCAAGACAAGCGGTAGAGAGAAGATCCATCCAGCCCAATCAGTGCGTCGTATCTTTAGCTGTTGCATGGCTGTCCTCCCTTTCTTTATTTTTTTAAAATATTAACACAACAGTATTTGCATGTCTACATTATAATGTTATATCTAAAATATAATTTCAAAAATTCTTTTGCAAACCTTTTTAATAGCTTAAGCGACAACCACACTGATCATTCTTAATAATATATAAAACATGCCCCCTTTATTTTTCAGCACGTCCACACTTAAGCGCCTTTTACCGATAAGAAAGACGCCCTCATGTCAGGACGTCTTAAAGTGTGCGTTGAGCCTATACTTGTTTTTTCTACACGATATTTAATGTAGGACTTTTCAGCCTAGCTTGAACATGTTTGTCAGCCCAGAACAAAGAATCGATGGAATCCTTTGCTTATGAGAGGACGAGCGCCGGAAGACAACACGCTGACGGGAGGACGCTGTTTCTGACCTGTTGCTTTCCGCTGACAAGTATAAACCAGCTTGCTTTCGCAGCAAGCCTCTCTTCTCGTAAATGGGGAACATGTTATGACCCCCCTCAAGGAAGCGAAGAAAGTCGGCTGTGCTGTTTTCCCCTTCTTTTTAGCTGGATAAACAGCTGTTCTGCCTGTTCACTCGGGCAACGTCGATCGTTTTCACTGAGGATGACCAACAATGGGTTTCCATTTGATCTACAGATTTCAACGAGGATGCTCCCAAAGTATGTCGATATTATTCAAGTCGTCGTGAATTAGCCACTTTATAAAATAGTATCCGATGTCACCGACGCCTAAAAGGCTGATCCAGTTCGTAATCGAACGTAACGCTGTGTCACAGCAGCTTTAAAACGTTTCGTATGTCCAATTGTCATAAAGCCGCCGGTCAGCCAATCCGTGCGTCGTCGATCGTTTTCTGTACTTATCATGAGTAGTAAAATGGATCATTATGTTATGATGGAGTAGATCTTGCAAAAGAATGCCTTACATTTTATTCACTTGATTTTTTATCAGAATTTTTTTCTAAAAATTCTCTAAATCCTCTCCCCAATCACAGATGGAATTTACAACAGGTTCTAGAAGTAAACCAATTTCGCTTAGTTGATACTCTACTTTAGGAGGTACTACCGGGTATACAACTCTAGTAATGATGTCATCTTCTTCTAATTCCCTTAATTGTCTAATTAACATACGTTGATTGACATTGGGAAGGTATTTTTGTATTTCACTTAACCTTAATGGAGATTGTTGGAGCAAACACCATATAATCGCTATTTTCCAACGTCCACCTATAACAGATAAAGCCAAATCTTTACTAGTGAAAAAAGTTTTTTCTTTATAATGAATCATCATATAAAATCACTTCCTTCTATATAATCATTTTGTTTATAGTGACAAAAACGTCAGTATTGTCTAGTCAATTATAATATGTTGTGATTATAAAAAAGTAAATTAGAAAATAAAAGAAAGAAGGGATTCCATTGAAAAGTAGAGCTGCTGTTGCATTTAAGCCAGGAGAGCCACTTCAAATTGTAGAAATAGATGTAGAAGAACCAAAGGCAAAAGAGGTCTTAGTAAAAATTTTATATACCTCCGTCTGTCATACAGATGCTTTTACCTTATCAGGTGATGACCCAGAAGGCGTATTTCCTGCTGTACTAGGGCATGAAGGTGCTGGTGTGGTCGTTGCTGTAGGGGATGAAGTGACTTCAGTAAAACCTGGGGACCATGTTATCCCACTATACACAGCTGAATGTAGAGAATGTAAATTCTGTCGTTCTGGAAAAACAAACTTATGTAGTGCTGTACGAGAAACACAAGGTAAAGGTTTAATGCCTGATGGAACAACTCGCTTCTCTTATAATGGAGAGCCTATTTATCATTACATGGGAACCAGTACATTTAGTGAATATACAGTCGTCTCGGAAATCTCTTTAGCAAAAATTGACAAGGAAGCGCCGCTTGATAAAGTTGGTCTATTTGGCTGCGGTGTGACTACAGGTATTGGTGCTGTACACAACACAGCAAAAGTGGAAGAAGGAGCTGTAACAGCTGTATTTGGTTTAGGCGCCATCGGATTAGCCGCTGTTCAAGGATTGGTCCAAGCAAAAGCAAGCCGAATTATCGCTATAGACTTAAATGAGGATAAGTTTGAATTAGCTAAAAAAATGGGCGCAACTGATTTTGTAAACCCTTCTAAATTTGATAAACCAATTCAAGAAGTCATTGTTGAAATGACGGATGGTGGAGTAGATTATAGCTTCGAGTGTATTGGAAATGTTGAAGTAATGAGGTCTGCTCTTGAATGTTGTCATAAAGGATGGGGTGAAAGTACGATTATCGGTGTAGCAGGCGCAGGCAAAGAAATTCATACTCGTCCATTCCAATTAGTGACCGGTCGAGTATGGCGTGGCTCTGCCTTTGGCGGCGTGAAAGGAAGAACGCAGCTTCCAGGAATGGTTGAAGATTATATGAATGGTAAAATTGATATCGATTCGTTTATCACACACCACTTAAACTTTACAGAGATTAATGAGGCATTTGATCTGCTTCATAAGGGTGAGTCAATCCGTACAATGTTAACATATGGAGAGTGAGAAAATGAGTCTTAACCTAATTAAAAAGCATCATTCTTTCGGTGGAGAACAATGTAAGTACCGCCATTATTCAGAAGTCTTACAATGTGATATGACATTTAGTATCTACTTACCATCAAATGAAGAAGAGAAAAAAATTCCTCTTATTTGGTGGCTATCTGGCTTAACTTGTACAGATGATAATTTCAGTCAAAAAAGTGGCTTTCAAAGTTTGGCTGAAAAATATCAAGTGGCAGTCATGATTCCAGATACTTCACCACGTGGAGAATATGTTGCTGATGATGAAGCATGGGACCTTGGACAAGGGGCAGGTTTTTATGTAAATGCAACACAAGACCCATGGTCAAAGCATTATCACATGTATACGTATATCGTCGATGAATTAACAGCGATTGCGTCAAATTTAATTCCTCATTTTTCAGGAGAAGAAAGTATAATGGGGCATTCCATGGGGGGGCATGGTGCTTTAGTCATTGGCATGAAAAATGCTGCGAGATTCAAAGCGATCTCTGCCTTTTCTCCTATTGTCAGCCCTAGCCAAGTCCCATGGGGAATAAAAGCCTTCTCCTCTTATTTAGGTGAAGATAAAACGTCTTGGAAAGAATGGGATGCTTCAGAACTTGTCAAAGAAAGCGGTCTGCCGCCTATTCTCATTTCGCAAGGAACTCAAGATGAGTTTTATCCACAACAATTAGATGAAACGACTTTCCTAAAAAACGCTCAAGAACATCACCAAATAGTAAATTATAAGAAAATGGACGGATATGATCATAGCTATTTCTTTATTGCTACTTTCTTAGAGGAACATTTCGCTTTTCATATGGAGTCCTTAAGATAATTCTTTTTCACGAAAAATATCCACATTGAAATTAATGTGGATATTTTTTGATAACTGAATGTGCTACAATTTAAGTTTAATGTCTAAAAGAAGAAATGGTTTGGTTTGAAGATGGGGTAAGCTAATTGGAGGTTATCTTTAAATTGGATTTTAAAAGAATGCTAGTCAATGACTGTGTTAAACCATACTTATTAAAAGCCCGTTATGGAATTGAAAAAGAAAGTAAACGGGTTGATTTATCAGGAAATTTAGCTAAAACAGATCATCCTAAAAGTATTTCACTACGAGATGATCATCCGTATATTCAGCGAGATTTTTCAGAAATACAGATGGAAATGATCACACCTGTTACTGAGACATTAGACGAACTGTTTGATTACTTAGCAGCGATCCACGATGTTGCTTATCGTTCTATGGGTGAGAATGAAATGCTTTGGCCGTTAAGCATGCCGCCAAAGTTACCAGAGAAAGACGAAGATATTGTCATTGCGAAATTGAAAAATGCTGAAAATGTTCGATACCGTCAATCTTTATCGGATTCTTATGGCCGTCGTAAACAGATGCTTTGTGGTGTTCATTTTAATTTTGAATTTGGTGATGAGCTCATTCAGGCGTTATTTAGCACGCAATCGGAAATTAAAGATTACCAGCATTTTAAAACAGAGATTTACCTAAAAGTCGCAAGAAACTATTTACATTATCGATGGTTAGTCACTTATTTTTATGGAGCTTCTCCTAGTAGTGAAAAGAATTTTTTTGAAGATGATTCTTTGAATGAAGTAGTAAGAAGCATTAGAAGTAGTAAATATGGTTATACAAATTCAGTTGATGTTAAAGTGTCATATTGCAGTATACATGACTATGTATCCGATATTTCTATGATGGTTAAAAGAGGGCTTCTATCAGCAGAAAAAGAGTTTTATTCACCTGTTCGTTTAAGAGGTGGACATCATGTTTCAGATTTGGAAGAGCACGGTGTCAACTATTTAGAATTGCGAAATATTGATTTAAATCCTTTCGAAAGGTATGGATATAGCTATGAACAAGCAGAATTCCTCCACCTTTTCTTAATTTATTTACTATGGAAAGATGAAGGGGAGCATTGTGATGAATGGGTAAAAATGGGCGACTTTTACAATGATATAGTGGCTCTTGAGCATCCATTAGAGCATACAAAGTTTGAACTAGATGCTAAAAATATCATTGATGAAATGGAACATTTAGTAAAGACCTTAGATTTGCCTGTTTCAAATACGTTATTTGCTCATCTGAGAGAAATGCTAATGGACCCAAGCAAGACTTTATCTGGAAGACTTTATACAGAAAG
It includes:
- a CDS encoding carbohydrate ABC transporter permease, translating into MMKATSSEASLVTEQTQTLTVRLRKKKGSILLVALLLIGSITMIIPFVWMLMTSFDWEARLNIPFPPRFWPEDFSLKPYEAAFTNVPLLKYMLNSLLVSVGVIVISLSSALFSGYAISKLRFKGASFVLVAALSTMMIPFEMTMIPQYLLFANLNLLDNYLAFYLPAFNFAFGTFLSKAFIDQLPGTLREAGIIDGAGEFRVFFTIFLPLCIPIISTMAILQFLAVWNDLLWPLLVLSTPDKYTVQLGMAMFTYDQGNANLPSIIMAATTVSLLPVITVYLFLQKYIVESIAQTGIKA
- a CDS encoding carbohydrate ABC transporter permease codes for the protein MQQLKIRRTDWAGWIFSLPLVLGVAGFAVYPMVYAFIMSFQKGEQWVGLSNYMYVFQDSIFWRSLWNTIYMGALSVLLGVGLSFILATLIYNVTWPKWRNFFKAVYFLPNVVSLVATSILFSLLFYPDQQGLLNYFLSWFGIDPVGWFTDPNVARFSIVLMTLWGMLGYNTIIFLAALTSVPKELYEAADVDGGNFFQKWWYVTIPFLKPIIMFMVIIGTINGMKRFTDIWLIGGTAGNPGGSLMTSVLYIYRNAFVSPQMGVATAASYLLFILILGFTLLLLKVNKDPNR
- a CDS encoding winged helix-turn-helix transcriptional regulator, with the translated sequence MMIHYKEKTFFTSKDLALSVIGGRWKIAIIWCLLQQSPLRLSEIQKYLPNVNQRMLIRQLRELEEDDIITRVVYPVVPPKVEYQLSEIGLLLEPVVNSICDWGEDLENF
- a CDS encoding S-(hydroxymethyl)glutathione dehydrogenase/class III alcohol dehydrogenase; amino-acid sequence: MKSRAAVAFKPGEPLQIVEIDVEEPKAKEVLVKILYTSVCHTDAFTLSGDDPEGVFPAVLGHEGAGVVVAVGDEVTSVKPGDHVIPLYTAECRECKFCRSGKTNLCSAVRETQGKGLMPDGTTRFSYNGEPIYHYMGTSTFSEYTVVSEISLAKIDKEAPLDKVGLFGCGVTTGIGAVHNTAKVEEGAVTAVFGLGAIGLAAVQGLVQAKASRIIAIDLNEDKFELAKKMGATDFVNPSKFDKPIQEVIVEMTDGGVDYSFECIGNVEVMRSALECCHKGWGESTIIGVAGAGKEIHTRPFQLVTGRVWRGSAFGGVKGRTQLPGMVEDYMNGKIDIDSFITHHLNFTEINEAFDLLHKGESIRTMLTYGE
- the fghA gene encoding S-formylglutathione hydrolase, with amino-acid sequence MSLNLIKKHHSFGGEQCKYRHYSEVLQCDMTFSIYLPSNEEEKKIPLIWWLSGLTCTDDNFSQKSGFQSLAEKYQVAVMIPDTSPRGEYVADDEAWDLGQGAGFYVNATQDPWSKHYHMYTYIVDELTAIASNLIPHFSGEESIMGHSMGGHGALVIGMKNAARFKAISAFSPIVSPSQVPWGIKAFSSYLGEDKTSWKEWDASELVKESGLPPILISQGTQDEFYPQQLDETTFLKNAQEHHQIVNYKKMDGYDHSYFFIATFLEEHFAFHMESLR
- the gshAB gene encoding bifunctional glutamate--cysteine ligase GshA/glutathione synthetase GshB, whose amino-acid sequence is MDFKRMLVNDCVKPYLLKARYGIEKESKRVDLSGNLAKTDHPKSISLRDDHPYIQRDFSEIQMEMITPVTETLDELFDYLAAIHDVAYRSMGENEMLWPLSMPPKLPEKDEDIVIAKLKNAENVRYRQSLSDSYGRRKQMLCGVHFNFEFGDELIQALFSTQSEIKDYQHFKTEIYLKVARNYLHYRWLVTYFYGASPSSEKNFFEDDSLNEVVRSIRSSKYGYTNSVDVKVSYCSIHDYVSDISMMVKRGLLSAEKEFYSPVRLRGGHHVSDLEEHGVNYLELRNIDLNPFERYGYSYEQAEFLHLFLIYLLWKDEGEHCDEWVKMGDFYNDIVALEHPLEHTKFELDAKNIIDEMEHLVKTLDLPVSNTLFAHLREMLMDPSKTLSGRLYTESQKSSQGQVATSIARENYIKSWDKPYQLAGFTDIELSTQNLMFDAIQQGIQVEILDRQDQFLKLKLQDHVEYVKNGNMTSKDHYVATLIMENKTVTKKILQQHGLIVPKGEEFQSIEQALYSYELFSANPLVVKPKTTNYGLGISIFKEGASYEDYQKAITLAFKEDASILVEEFLNGTEYRFFVINDHVHAVLLRVPANVKGDGKHTIKELVMQKNRDPLRGRDHRTPLESIQLGELENLMLKAQGHRTDSIPENDEIIYLRENSNISTGGDSIDVTDQIPDDYKKIAVDAVAALGVKICGIDLIIENTEIPATNKNAYGIIEANFNPSMYMHIYPYKGTSRRLTMHIIHYLFPELIQSQSNEGH